In one Diprion similis isolate iyDipSimi1 chromosome 6, iyDipSimi1.1, whole genome shotgun sequence genomic region, the following are encoded:
- the LOC124407717 gene encoding aquaporin AQPAn.G-like isoform X1: MFRVFALQLDHNAMGGIKAILGVSELTDRKAGLYRALFAEFLGTLLLNFFGCGAVANKNDVVAISLAFGLTVAVVIQAIGHISGGHVNPAVTIGLAIVGKVPVIRAVLYVIAQSTGAIAGSAIVRALTSDTEEMQSFLGTVGVNLQVRVEQALGVEFFLGLVLVLVVCGACDGAKPDSKGIAPIIIGFAVTVGHFVGIPRTGSGMNPARALGSAVVMGKLDHQWLYWVGPLLGGIAGALIYEHALGPAEHPEPRRQYEFAVTEEKELQRLNKKGASPA; the protein is encoded by the exons ATGTTTAGAGTGTTTGCTCTCCAGCTTGACCATAACGCA atgGGAGGAATAAAAGCCATTTTGGGAGTGAGCGAACTGACGGACCGTAAAGCTGGGCTTTACAGAGCCTTGTTcgccgagttcctgggcacgtTGCTGTTGAACTTTTTTGGCTGTGGTGCCGTGGCCAACAAAAATGACGTCGTGGCGATCAGCCTTGCCTTCGGTCTGACAGTCGCCGTTGTGATCCAGGCTATCGGGCACATTTCCGGAGGGCACGTAAATCCAGCGGTCACCATTGGTCTCGCCATCGTTGGAAAG GTTCCCGTAATCCGAGCAGTCCTCTACGTGATTGCACAGAGCACCGGTGCAATAGCTGGATCGGCGATCGTCAGGGCGCTGACATCGGACACCGAGGAAATGCAGAGTTTCTTGGGAACGGTGGGAGTTAATCTCCAAGTGAGGGTCGAACAGGCTCTCGGAGTCGAGTTCTTCCTTGGTTTGGTCCTGGTCCTGGTGGTCTGCGGTGCTTGCGACGGAGCAAAGCCCGACAGCAAGGGTATCGCGCCGATCATCATCGGATTCGCCGTGACTGTCGGTCATTTCGTCGGG ATTCCGAGAACTGGGTCTGGAATGAACCCGGCTAGAGCTCTTGGCAGTGCGGTAGTCATGGGAAAATTGGACCACCAATGGCTGTACTGGGTTGGACCACTTCTTGGAGGAATCGCTGGAGCTTTGATCTACGAACACGCGTTGGGACCGGCCGAACATCCGGAACCACGAAGACAGTATGAATTCGCCGTCACAGAGGAAAAAGAG CTGCAGCGACTCAACAAGAAGGGCGCGTCTCCTGCTTGA
- the LOC124407717 gene encoding aquaporin AQPAn.G-like isoform X2 → MFRVFALQLDHNAMGGIKAILGVSELTDRKAGLYRALFAEFLGTLLLNFFGCGAVANKNDVVAISLAFGLTVAVVIQAIGHISGGHVNPAVTIGLAIVGKVPVIRAVLYVIAQSTGAIAGSAIVRALTSDTEEMQSFLGTVGVNLQVRVEQALGVEFFLGLVLVLVVCGACDGAKPDSKGIAPIIIGFAVTVGHFVGIPRTGSGMNPARALGSAVVMGKLDHQWLYWVGPLLGGIAGALIYEHALGPAEHPEPRRQYEFAVTEEKEQFEYIDSGRDEL, encoded by the exons ATGTTTAGAGTGTTTGCTCTCCAGCTTGACCATAACGCA atgGGAGGAATAAAAGCCATTTTGGGAGTGAGCGAACTGACGGACCGTAAAGCTGGGCTTTACAGAGCCTTGTTcgccgagttcctgggcacgtTGCTGTTGAACTTTTTTGGCTGTGGTGCCGTGGCCAACAAAAATGACGTCGTGGCGATCAGCCTTGCCTTCGGTCTGACAGTCGCCGTTGTGATCCAGGCTATCGGGCACATTTCCGGAGGGCACGTAAATCCAGCGGTCACCATTGGTCTCGCCATCGTTGGAAAG GTTCCCGTAATCCGAGCAGTCCTCTACGTGATTGCACAGAGCACCGGTGCAATAGCTGGATCGGCGATCGTCAGGGCGCTGACATCGGACACCGAGGAAATGCAGAGTTTCTTGGGAACGGTGGGAGTTAATCTCCAAGTGAGGGTCGAACAGGCTCTCGGAGTCGAGTTCTTCCTTGGTTTGGTCCTGGTCCTGGTGGTCTGCGGTGCTTGCGACGGAGCAAAGCCCGACAGCAAGGGTATCGCGCCGATCATCATCGGATTCGCCGTGACTGTCGGTCATTTCGTCGGG ATTCCGAGAACTGGGTCTGGAATGAACCCGGCTAGAGCTCTTGGCAGTGCGGTAGTCATGGGAAAATTGGACCACCAATGGCTGTACTGGGTTGGACCACTTCTTGGAGGAATCGCTGGAGCTTTGATCTACGAACACGCGTTGGGACCGGCCGAACATCCGGAACCACGAAGACAGTATGAATTCGCCGTCACAGAGGAAAAAGAG CAATTCGAGTACATAGACAGCGGGAGGGACGAACTTTGA
- the LOC124407717 gene encoding aquaporin AQPAn.G-like isoform X3 gives MGGIKAILGVSELTDRKAGLYRALFAEFLGTLLLNFFGCGAVANKNDVVAISLAFGLTVAVVIQAIGHISGGHVNPAVTIGLAIVGKVPVIRAVLYVIAQSTGAIAGSAIVRALTSDTEEMQSFLGTVGVNLQVRVEQALGVEFFLGLVLVLVVCGACDGAKPDSKGIAPIIIGFAVTVGHFVGIPRTGSGMNPARALGSAVVMGKLDHQWLYWVGPLLGGIAGALIYEHALGPAEHPEPRRQYEFAVTEEKELQRLNKKGASPA, from the exons atgGGAGGAATAAAAGCCATTTTGGGAGTGAGCGAACTGACGGACCGTAAAGCTGGGCTTTACAGAGCCTTGTTcgccgagttcctgggcacgtTGCTGTTGAACTTTTTTGGCTGTGGTGCCGTGGCCAACAAAAATGACGTCGTGGCGATCAGCCTTGCCTTCGGTCTGACAGTCGCCGTTGTGATCCAGGCTATCGGGCACATTTCCGGAGGGCACGTAAATCCAGCGGTCACCATTGGTCTCGCCATCGTTGGAAAG GTTCCCGTAATCCGAGCAGTCCTCTACGTGATTGCACAGAGCACCGGTGCAATAGCTGGATCGGCGATCGTCAGGGCGCTGACATCGGACACCGAGGAAATGCAGAGTTTCTTGGGAACGGTGGGAGTTAATCTCCAAGTGAGGGTCGAACAGGCTCTCGGAGTCGAGTTCTTCCTTGGTTTGGTCCTGGTCCTGGTGGTCTGCGGTGCTTGCGACGGAGCAAAGCCCGACAGCAAGGGTATCGCGCCGATCATCATCGGATTCGCCGTGACTGTCGGTCATTTCGTCGGG ATTCCGAGAACTGGGTCTGGAATGAACCCGGCTAGAGCTCTTGGCAGTGCGGTAGTCATGGGAAAATTGGACCACCAATGGCTGTACTGGGTTGGACCACTTCTTGGAGGAATCGCTGGAGCTTTGATCTACGAACACGCGTTGGGACCGGCCGAACATCCGGAACCACGAAGACAGTATGAATTCGCCGTCACAGAGGAAAAAGAG CTGCAGCGACTCAACAAGAAGGGCGCGTCTCCTGCTTGA
- the LOC124407709 gene encoding uncharacterized protein LOC124407709: MENRPAPLRSRRVCRFCLTESEPLSFIYEKDHSKPFQVPLTLQIMSCVAIEVYAADGMPQMICSVCRWNLDRSYKFKIQCKKADEALRAYPVSGVLPRPFPALPNYPPDIGNNKTSDQRSQNDQSKKPRLDEGERERREQRERERDRQSDKQSDNADHHDMYDEQDGGSDGENESQNEKDGRKLEPGEIRVHACDQCDRTFPLRQALQLHVQRAHRDRNYKCTECDKLFFTKYDLSKHATTHSEVKPFTCQICHKHFARISLLQRHEKIHRDELRYGCQHCDREFFNTDDLEKHEATVHKAIKPYQCNICNKRFTYRQGLERHELLHSDDKNFICEYCKEAFRSSTKLARHLTTHAGHRPYLCKLCPRSFLLSHHLTRHMRTHSVEKPHACEECGKAFKRKESLEVHQLTHAKRGMGLTCEICQESCRNRADYVTHIKQHIEAGEKMGPDGLRPEIRKEKIDSESEEEEEEEEETDGDDDYEPPASVSKKIPKHEPPESDEEMEKSDRKEQVVYVRNKDGNLVKKTIKTLMPIHRREIQDTKGRSTPSGSQSAKILTTKSEVRSVSSDSESTPKVRSQHRMDETEAEVQKIVASVFKEHKIPFKHQNIPQEQSKDSAATANLGQSRSQHGTPASASNQLSSSNVAGLTAKDEALKTEALSATPKSVNTVKVIKRIVVRKGGAEGAQALASSIKESETPTSTPGSATKVTKRVIVRRIIRQGDTTREVIMNPDGTILDPAELAKLPTRNVVKRVVVKKPKDKLDIQGHTLLQAAEDLQQSVTLKTSTSESKLIDSKFELKTSQLATSTSQGDVKPSSTQVKLSDGKTVLKGPDMPVTSTDENEENPESTKVKLEKLEKRVEQQRLKIEELQARKNQEVESVEDMLPERQDESEEEQQLPLKRVFVKRKQSVFDEEKEYDSDEKDMVTIKKEKLSQDNVSTLEMPKRDYKKPIVTSTSKVYGNKKIILVKTEESQHVDDNSMSRELSNILDSSENVMKMQENVLSNLGQISALEENIQLKMEADKSLEEDPTDAQEEMKTVEDRTRESLLEDLQAGDKSEDDIMHTQDETGDMVEIQISESTVGNEETQPDSSLSLDGQEGTDPAEVFVGSDSGSHNPKTEVPELEESVIELADETINLHDSNDTQDSIEDKLSQLDS, encoded by the exons ATGGAGAACAGACCGGCACCGCTTAGATCTAGGCGGGTATGTCGATTCTGCCTGACAGAGTCCGAGCCACTCAGCTTCATCTACGAAAAGGACCACAGCAAGCCGTTCCAGGTGCCGCTTACCCTGCAAATCATGTCGTGCGTCGCTATCgag GTGTATGCTGCGGATGGGATGCCTCAGATGATATGCAGTGTTTGTCGCTGGAATCTTGATCGttcttacaaattcaaaatccAATGTAAGAAGGCCGATGAGGCGCTGAGAGCTTATCCTGTGTCAGGAGTATTGCCTCGACCATTTCCGGCTTTACCAAATTACCCGCCGGACATTGGTAATAATAAAACATCTGATCAACGATCCCAGAATGATCAGTCGAAGAAACCTCGATTGGACGAAGGTGAGAGGGAAAGAAGAGAGCAGAGAGAACGGGAAAGGGATCGGCAGTCTGACAAGCAATCTGATAACGCGGATCATCACGACATGTACGATGAGCAAGATGGAGGTAGCGATGGAGAGAATGAGAGTCAGAATGAAAAAGATGGTAGGAAACTAGAACCAGGAGAGATAAGAGTTCATGCATGCGATCAGTGCGACAGAACATTCCCTCTGAGACAAGCTCTTCAGCTTCATGTTCAGAGAGCTCACAGAGACCGGAACTACAAGTGTACCGAATGCGACAAGCTCTTCTTTACTAAGTATGATCTGTCCAAGCACGCCACCACTCATTCGGAAGTAAAACCGTTCACGTGTCAGATCTGTCATAAACACTTTGCCAGAATCAGTCTTCTGCAACGTCACGAAAAGATCCACAGAGACGAGCTGAGATACGGCTGCCAGCATTGCGaccgagaatttttcaacactgaCGATCTTGAAAAACACGAGGCTACTGTACACAAAGCTATAAAGCCTTACCAGTGTAACATTTGTAACAAGAGATTCACTTACAGACAAGGTCTGGAGCGTCACGAATTACTGCACAGCGATGACAAGAACTTCATATGCGAATACTGCAAGGAGGCGTTCAGGTCAAGCACAAAATTGGCTAGACATTTGACAACTCATGCTGGACACAGGCCTTACCTGTGCAAATTGTGCCCAAGATCCTTCCTACTCTCTCATCATCTGACAAGACACATGAGAACTCATTCCGTTGAGAAACCTCACGCATGCGAGGAGTGCGGCAAGGCATTCAAACGCAAAGAAAGCTTGGAAGTGCATCAGCTGACGCACGCGAAACGTGGTATGGGACTGACGTGTGAAATATGCCAGGAATCATGTAGAAATAGAGCAGATTACGTTACCCATATTAAACAGCACATCGAGGCAGGTGAAAAGATGGGTCCTGATGGATTGAGGCCGGAAATTcggaaagagaaaattgattccgagtctgaggaggaagaagaagaggaggaggaaaccGACGGTGACGATGACTACGAACCACCGGCATCTGTCTCAAAAAAGATTCCAAAGCACGAGCCGCCAGAGAGTGACGAAGAGATGGAAAAGTCAGACAGAAAAGAGCAAGTTGTTTACGTGAGGAACAAGGATGGaaatttagtgaaaaaaacaatcaagaCATTGATGCCCATTCACAGAAGGGAAATCCAGGATACTAAGGGTAGATCCACTCCCAGTGGTTCACAGTCCgctaaaattttaacgactaaATCAGAAGTGAGATCTGTCAGCTCGGACAGCGAATCAACTCCGAAGGTTCGTTCTCAACATCGCATGGATGAAACTGAGGCTGAGGTACAAAAAATAGTCGCATCTGTTTTCAAAGAACACAAGATACCCTTCAAACATCAAAACATTCCACAAGAACAGTCCAAGGATTCAGCAGCGACTGCTAACCTCGGCCAATCTCGCTCTCAACATGGGACACCGGCTTCAGCATCTAATCAGTTATCATCGAGCAATGTAGCTGGTTTAACTGCGAAGGACGAAGCCCTAAAAACAGAAGCCTTGTCTGCTACTCCAAAATCTGTCAATACCGTCAAAGTTATAAAGCGAATTGTTGTCAGGAAAGGCGGCGCTGAAGGAGCTCAGGCTCTTGCATCAAGTATCAAAGAAAGCGAAACACCAACGAGCACACCAGGAAGTGCAACTAAAGTTACAAAGAGAGTCATTGTGCGAAGAATTATCAGGCAAGGGGATACTACTCGCGAAGTAATTATGAATCCGGATGGAACAATTCTTGATCCAGCAGAGCTTGCAAAATTACCGACAAGAAATGTTGTTAAGCGAGTGGTTGTGAAGAAACCAAAGGACAAACTTGACATTCAAGGACACACTTTGCTTCAGGCTGCAGAAGATCTCCAGCAATCTGTTACGCTGAAAACGAGCACCTCGGAATCTAAATTAAtagattcgaaatttgaattgaaaacttCACAATTGGCAACGAGCACTTCCCAGGGTGACGTGAAACCGTCGAGTACTCAAGTAAAATTATCCGATGGTAAAACAGTGCTCAAAGGACCCGATATGCCAGTAACATCGACAGACGAAAATGAAGAGAATCCAGAAAGTACGAAAGTGAAATTGGAGAAGCTCGAAAAACGTGTGGAAcagcaaagattgaaaattgaagagttGCAGGCACGTAAAAATCAAGAAGTTGAGTCCGTCGAAGACATGCTACCCGAAAGACAAGACGAATCTGAAGAAGAACAGCAACTGCCTCTGAAACGAGTCTTCGTTAAGAGAAAGCAAAGCGTTTTTGATGAAGAGAAGGAGTATGACAGTGACGAAAAAGATATGGTCactataaaaaaagaaaaactatcaCAAGATAATGTCTCAACATTAGAAATGCCAAAGAGAGATTATAAGAAACCAATCGTAACCAGCACTTCCAAAGTCTACGGTAACAAAAAGATTATTCTAGTGAAAACAGAAGAATCGCAACATGTTGATGACAATTCGATGAGCCGTGAATTAAGCAACATTCTTGACTCTTCAGAGAATGTGATGAAAATGCAAGAAAATGTCTTGAGTAATCTCGGTCAAATTTCTGCACTTGAAGAAAACATACAATTAAAAATGGAGGCCGACAAGTCGCTGGAAGAGGATCCCACCGATGCCCAAGAAGAGATGAAAACTGTCGAAGATAGAACTCGAGAGTCATTGTTAGAAGATCTACAAGCTGGGGATAAGAGTGAAGATGACATAATGCACACTCAGGACGAAACTGGGGATATGGTAGAAATCCAAATCAGTGAAAGTACCGTAGGTAACGAAGAGACTCAGCCAGATTCTTCACTGTCTCTGGATGGTCAAGAAGGTACCGACCCAGCAGAGGTCTTTGTTGGTTCAGACTCTGGATCGCATAATCCAAAAACAGAAGTACCGGAGCTGGAGGAGTCTGTAATCGAGTTAGCAGACGAAACGATCAATTTGCATGATTCTAATGACACACAGGATAGCATTGAAGATAAGTTATCACAACTCGATAGCTAA